The proteins below are encoded in one region of Aequorivita iocasae:
- a CDS encoding AI-2E family transporter translates to MTNSKIDISGSYLIKTLLIVGGILTLCYVGTSLILPLLVAAIIAVLLDKPTTTFKKWGLPNWLAITLSLVLMIIVFFLLSWLIGSQISNIGNDWPTIKEKASEKLNSLSEWANQRLNWDYQNYIENNKRLVQKAESFATTFLSSVMNLLSQSLIIFVYVVLLLMQKKMFMNFFKKLASNTSGMTSILTESSRIISKYLLGKSKIMIFLFVIYYLGFSLGSVPYALFLALFAALFSIIPYVGNIIGGGIAVILSYLYAGTTPALIVIGVISAAQLLENYVLTPWIIGDETNLNPFITVFGIILFSMLWGMVGAIIALPIIGVLKVIFEHTKGMEPYAYLIKKNE, encoded by the coding sequence TTGACAAATTCCAAAATTGACATTTCGGGAAGTTATTTAATAAAAACTCTACTAATTGTAGGGGGAATTTTAACGCTCTGCTATGTAGGGACGAGCCTAATATTGCCACTATTGGTTGCTGCTATTATAGCTGTATTGCTTGACAAACCCACAACAACATTCAAAAAGTGGGGGCTTCCCAATTGGTTGGCTATAACCTTATCGTTAGTACTTATGATTATTGTATTTTTTCTGCTTTCGTGGCTTATTGGTTCACAAATAAGCAATATTGGCAACGATTGGCCCACCATTAAAGAAAAGGCAAGTGAAAAGCTTAACAGTCTTTCAGAATGGGCAAATCAACGGCTGAACTGGGATTATCAAAACTATATAGAAAATAATAAACGCTTGGTGCAAAAAGCGGAAAGCTTTGCTACTACTTTTTTATCGAGCGTTATGAATTTACTATCTCAATCACTTATCATTTTCGTTTATGTGGTGCTGCTATTGATGCAGAAAAAGATGTTTATGAATTTTTTCAAAAAACTGGCTTCAAACACGTCTGGCATGACTTCAATTTTAACTGAATCATCAAGAATAATAAGTAAATATCTCTTGGGAAAAAGTAAAATTATGATTTTTCTCTTCGTAATATATTACTTGGGCTTTAGTCTCGGTTCAGTTCCGTATGCATTGTTTTTGGCACTGTTTGCCGCTCTTTTTTCAATTATTCCTTATGTTGGTAATATAATTGGTGGGGGCATTGCGGTGATTCTCTCATATCTTTATGCAGGTACTACACCGGCTTTGATTGTGATTGGTGTGATTTCGGCGGCACAACTTCTTGAAAATTACGTGTTGACCCCCTGGATTATTGGGGATGAAACCAATTTGAATCCCTTTATTACCGTGTTCGGAATAATTCTTTTCTCAATGCTTTGGGGTATGGTGGGCGCCATTATTGCTCTGCCAATTATTGGGGTTCTGAAAGTTATATTTGAACATACCAAAGGCATGGAACCCTATGCGTATTTGATTAAAAAAAACGAATGA
- a CDS encoding YybH family protein produces MRKLFTFICLIATLNAISQTEAEDKKAILTVLKMQEDAWNQNNLEDFMQGYWKSDSLKFYGSNGLTQGWQKTLDNYKKGYPSKEYTGNLSFTIDAITKIEKDSYYLMGQFHLVRDAGNANGVFLIIFRKIEGEWKIIADLSC; encoded by the coding sequence ATGAGAAAACTATTTACTTTTATCTGCTTAATTGCAACCCTTAACGCTATTTCCCAAACCGAAGCTGAAGACAAGAAAGCAATTCTAACAGTTTTGAAAATGCAGGAAGACGCATGGAACCAAAATAATCTTGAGGATTTTATGCAAGGGTACTGGAAAAGCGATTCCTTGAAGTTCTATGGCAGCAATGGACTTACACAGGGCTGGCAAAAAACCTTGGACAATTATAAAAAAGGATATCCATCAAAAGAGTACACCGGAAATCTTTCTTTTACAATTGACGCCATTACCAAAATTGAGAAAGATTCTTATTACCTAATGGGCCAGTTCCATTTGGTTCGTGATGCGGGAAATGCAAATGGAGTCTTCCTTATCATATTCAGAAAAATTGAAGGTGAATGGAAAATTATTGCAGATTTGAGCTGTTAA
- a CDS encoding metal-dependent hydrolase, translated as MDSVTQIVLGAAVGEAVLGKKIGNKAMVLGAIAGTIPDLDVIANYFTDTVSALEIHRGFTHSIVFAVVFGLLFGWLLSLWDKRATLKQWFWFWFLCFVTHPLLDAHTTWGTQLFWPFDLRLAYKNIFVIDPLYTLPFLVFLIMAMLQKRGSIKRRRFNNLGLIVSSGYMLLTLLLKGITYTKFEAALKNQNIAYTALETKPSPMNTILWTANVETEDAFLIGDYSFFDTKPIQFFTHPKNHGALEKLAEEEKVQRLIKITKGWYTITERPDGLYLNDLRFGMMSVDPQSEKFAFSFLIEKEGNEVTVTEEAKNTRDAGKLLSDLWKRIKGN; from the coding sequence ATGGATTCAGTAACACAGATTGTTTTGGGTGCTGCCGTGGGCGAAGCGGTTTTAGGTAAAAAGATTGGGAACAAAGCAATGGTTTTGGGGGCAATCGCTGGAACTATTCCAGATTTGGATGTTATTGCAAACTATTTTACCGATACCGTTTCTGCTTTGGAAATCCATCGCGGGTTTACGCACTCCATTGTTTTTGCGGTTGTTTTCGGATTGCTTTTTGGCTGGCTGCTTTCGCTTTGGGACAAACGCGCCACTCTCAAGCAATGGTTTTGGTTTTGGTTTCTGTGCTTTGTAACACATCCATTGTTAGACGCGCACACAACTTGGGGCACGCAACTTTTTTGGCCCTTCGATCTTCGGTTGGCGTATAAGAATATTTTCGTGATTGATCCACTCTATACGTTACCGTTTTTGGTGTTTTTGATTATGGCCATGCTTCAAAAAAGAGGAAGCATCAAAAGGCGAAGATTCAATAATCTGGGGTTGATTGTGAGCAGTGGGTATATGTTGCTTACCTTACTATTGAAGGGAATAACATATACTAAATTTGAAGCTGCGCTCAAGAATCAAAACATAGCCTACACCGCTTTGGAAACCAAGCCTAGCCCAATGAACACTATTTTATGGACTGCAAATGTGGAAACCGAAGATGCTTTTTTAATAGGTGATTATTCTTTTTTTGACACAAAACCGATTCAGTTTTTTACTCATCCAAAAAATCATGGGGCGCTTGAAAAATTAGCTGAAGAAGAAAAAGTACAACGGCTTATAAAAATCACAAAAGGTTGGTACACCATTACTGAAAGGCCGGATGGACTCTATTTGAACGATCTGCGTTTTGGAATGATGAGCGTTGATCCCCAATCCGAAAAATTTGCCTTTAGCTTTCTCATTGAAAAGGAAGGCAATGAAGTAACTGTCACGGAAGAAGCAAAAAACACCCGTGATGCAGGAAAATTACTTTCCGATCTTTGGAAACGGATAAAGGGAAATTAA
- a CDS encoding MutS-related protein codes for MKNSSDFYKLQIDIHAGDLQKVKRKLALSSTIRLVAFLLACAGVYFFFGNVKVVIAIIVSAVIAFVYLVSKHSNLQYERELIKALIAQNETELEVMNRVFHHLPSGEKYKDPLHFYSQDIDLFGRGSFFQYLNRTALESGSDFLAKLFTENEIDAIPKKQQAINELSEMPKWRQHFSGIASLVKTEVSATEVTDWLKNYKAFVPKWVKPVSLVFSLISVILIVLNYLDVISGYALAGWFFLGLAISGRYLKKVNDLSSHTSKIQSTFEQFHKLILEIETQEFSSALLSEKRNLIVDTTSKASSVLKKFAKHLDALDQRSNMLIGIIANGFMLRDLRQSYNIEQWVEAHKQSVPVWFDVITFFDAYNSFGNFGFNHPSYVFPKISKDVPVLKVKGAGHPLLREATMVRNDFQINSEEFFIVTGANMAGKSTFLRTVSLQIVMGNMGLPVCAEKTEYNPIKLITSMRTTDSLTDDESYFFSELKRLKFIVDEIKTDRYFIILDEILKGTNSTDKAIGSRKFVEKLVASNSTGIIATHDLSLCVAAEELPEVKNYFFDARIENDELLFDYTFKPGICENMNASFLLKKMQIVD; via the coding sequence ATGAAGAATTCTTCCGATTTTTACAAATTACAGATTGATATCCACGCAGGGGATCTACAAAAAGTAAAGCGTAAATTGGCACTTTCCAGCACGATCAGGCTTGTGGCTTTTTTGCTTGCTTGTGCAGGAGTTTATTTTTTCTTCGGAAATGTAAAAGTAGTTATAGCCATTATTGTCTCAGCGGTTATAGCATTTGTTTATTTGGTTTCAAAGCACAGCAATCTACAGTACGAGCGTGAACTAATAAAAGCTTTGATTGCCCAAAATGAGACCGAGCTTGAAGTAATGAATCGAGTCTTCCATCATTTGCCTTCTGGCGAAAAATACAAAGATCCTCTTCATTTTTACAGCCAGGATATAGATCTTTTTGGAAGAGGCTCCTTTTTTCAATATTTGAATAGAACTGCCTTGGAAAGCGGGTCAGATTTTTTGGCAAAACTTTTTACGGAAAACGAAATTGATGCTATCCCCAAAAAGCAACAAGCAATAAACGAGTTGTCTGAAATGCCAAAATGGCGACAGCATTTTTCAGGAATTGCATCTTTGGTAAAAACCGAAGTTTCCGCGACCGAAGTAACCGATTGGCTTAAAAACTACAAAGCTTTTGTCCCGAAGTGGGTAAAACCTGTGTCACTTGTTTTTTCGCTCATTTCCGTAATATTGATTGTTCTGAACTATCTTGATGTGATATCCGGCTACGCTTTGGCGGGCTGGTTCTTTTTGGGCTTGGCCATTTCTGGCAGGTATTTAAAAAAGGTTAACGATCTTTCATCGCATACTTCAAAAATTCAAAGCACTTTTGAGCAGTTTCACAAGCTCATTTTAGAAATTGAAACCCAAGAATTTTCTTCAGCATTGCTTTCCGAAAAGAGAAATTTAATTGTAGATACTACTTCAAAAGCTTCTTCGGTTTTAAAGAAATTTGCCAAACATTTGGATGCGCTGGACCAACGCAGCAATATGCTCATCGGCATCATTGCAAATGGTTTTATGTTGCGCGATTTACGACAAAGCTACAACATAGAGCAATGGGTGGAGGCTCATAAACAGAGTGTTCCCGTGTGGTTTGATGTGATTACTTTTTTTGATGCCTATAACAGTTTTGGCAATTTTGGTTTTAACCATCCGAGTTATGTTTTTCCCAAGATCAGTAAAGATGTTCCCGTTTTAAAAGTGAAAGGTGCCGGGCACCCCTTATTAAGGGAAGCGACAATGGTACGCAACGACTTTCAGATCAATTCGGAAGAATTTTTCATTGTTACTGGAGCGAATATGGCAGGAAAAAGTACATTTCTAAGAACCGTTTCACTTCAAATTGTAATGGGAAATATGGGCCTGCCGGTCTGTGCCGAAAAGACGGAATATAATCCCATAAAGCTCATTACCAGTATGCGTACTACAGATAGTTTGACGGATGATGAATCTTACTTTTTCAGTGAATTGAAACGTTTAAAATTTATTGTGGACGAAATAAAAACAGACCGCTATTTTATTATTCTTGACGAAATTTTGAAAGGAACGAACAGTACCGATAAAGCTATTGGTTCCCGAAAATTTGTTGAAAAGCTTGTGGCCAGCAATTCCACTGGAATCATCGCCACACACGATTTGAGTCTTTGTGTAGCTGCGGAAGAACTGCCCGAAGTAAAAAATTATTTCTTCGATGCCCGAATTGAAAACGACGAACTCCTTTTCGATTACACTTTTAAGCCCGGAATCTGTGAAAATATGAACGCCTCCTTTCTGCTGAAGAAAATGCAAATTGTGGATTGA
- a CDS encoding MmcQ/YjbR family DNA-binding protein, with amino-acid sequence MNIEQFREYCIAKKGVTESFPFGEDVLVFKVMGKMFALAGLENHPATVNLKCDPKRAIELREEYDGLIRPGWHMSKVHWNTVELERNIPNGLILELIDHSYHLVVNSLTKKLQAELLSL; translated from the coding sequence ATGAATATAGAACAGTTTCGTGAATATTGCATTGCCAAAAAAGGAGTTACTGAATCATTTCCCTTTGGTGAGGATGTGCTCGTTTTTAAGGTAATGGGCAAGATGTTCGCACTCGCGGGACTTGAAAATCACCCTGCAACCGTGAATCTAAAGTGCGACCCCAAGCGCGCTATCGAACTACGGGAGGAGTATGACGGGCTCATTCGCCCAGGCTGGCATATGAGCAAGGTTCATTGGAACACCGTGGAACTGGAAAGAAATATTCCTAATGGATTGATTTTAGAATTAATTGATCACTCCTATCATTTGGTGGTAAATAGTCTGACCAAAAAACTTCAGGCCGAACTTCTGTCGCTTTAA
- a CDS encoding DUF4230 domain-containing protein, with translation MEYLFIGLAVGAILAYFLFARFSSGRKRERVNTQSVILMEKVRSVCKFITVEGDFSEIFHYENVKDKWLNLLLGKKKALVLIEAKAHIGFDLTKVKMHADTKNRTIILTNFPQPELLTIETDFKYYDKREGWANPFTATDLTEINQEAKKHIIDKIPESGLFNEASKQALETIQLMEKLVETINWKLDYAALYAAAEKPKLKQ, from the coding sequence ATGGAATATCTTTTTATTGGCTTGGCCGTTGGAGCCATTTTAGCTTACTTTCTTTTTGCACGTTTCAGCAGTGGCCGAAAGCGTGAGCGGGTAAACACACAGTCGGTAATTTTGATGGAAAAAGTCCGCAGTGTGTGTAAGTTTATTACCGTAGAAGGTGATTTTTCTGAAATTTTCCATTACGAAAATGTGAAAGATAAATGGCTGAATTTACTATTGGGAAAAAAGAAAGCCTTGGTTTTGATTGAAGCAAAGGCACACATTGGGTTTGATCTCACAAAAGTGAAGATGCACGCCGATACAAAAAACCGAACTATTATTTTAACCAATTTTCCCCAGCCCGAACTGCTAACTATTGAAACAGATTTCAAATATTACGACAAGCGTGAAGGTTGGGCAAATCCTTTTACCGCAACAGATTTGACCGAAATTAACCAAGAAGCTAAAAAACACATAATAGATAAAATTCCCGAAAGTGGACTTTTCAACGAAGCCTCAAAACAAGCTTTGGAAACTATCCAGTTAATGGAAAAATTAGTAGAAACAATCAATTGGAAACTAGACTATGCTGCGCTTTATGCCGCTGCGGAAAAACCCAAATTAAAGCAATGA
- a CDS encoding DUF4260 domain-containing protein, with protein MKTILKIEELTQFLFGIFLFSQLDYAWWWFPALLLTPDIGMLGYLINTKVGAFTYNLFHHKAIGIAIGLSGFYLNNSLLILIGVILFSHASFDRIFGYGLKYPDSFKNTHLGSIGK; from the coding sequence ATGAAAACGATTTTAAAAATTGAGGAATTGACGCAATTTCTCTTCGGGATTTTTCTCTTTTCACAATTGGATTATGCGTGGTGGTGGTTTCCGGCATTGCTGCTTACACCAGATATTGGAATGTTGGGATATTTGATAAATACTAAAGTTGGCGCTTTTACTTATAACCTTTTTCACCATAAAGCGATTGGCATTGCCATTGGTTTATCAGGATTTTATCTGAACAATTCATTGTTAATTTTAATAGGTGTAATTTTGTTCTCACACGCATCTTTTGACAGAATTTTTGGTTACGGTTTAAAATACCCCGACAGTTTTAAAAATACACATTTGGGAAGCATTGGAAAATAA
- a CDS encoding cyclase family protein, with protein MKATLEIKHKTILVDLSKPLDISIPLQASEKNPLAWYQNEPTIEPVKMGDWTGKVSKGASVNFNNVFFNPHAHGTHTECFGHISKEFHSINDSLKTFFFLAEVISVQPEKVGEDETISEESIAKALDGITPEAIVIRTLPNTSDKKSKHWSDTNWPFLHEKAALFLRKIGVKHLLIDLPSVDKEKDEGKLLAHKAFWNFPDAPREDCTITELIYVPSSIEDGSYLLNLQIASFHNDASPSKPVLYKIF; from the coding sequence ATGAAAGCAACACTTGAAATTAAACATAAAACAATACTCGTTGATCTTTCCAAGCCTTTGGATATTTCAATACCCTTACAGGCTTCCGAAAAAAACCCATTGGCGTGGTATCAAAACGAACCTACTATTGAGCCTGTAAAAATGGGTGATTGGACAGGAAAGGTTTCTAAAGGTGCTTCGGTGAATTTCAATAATGTGTTTTTCAACCCTCATGCTCACGGCACACATACCGAGTGTTTCGGTCATATTTCAAAAGAATTTCATTCCATAAATGATTCATTAAAAACCTTCTTTTTTTTAGCCGAAGTGATTTCGGTACAACCCGAAAAAGTTGGGGAAGACGAAACCATTTCTGAAGAAAGCATTGCAAAAGCCTTAGACGGAATAACGCCCGAAGCCATTGTAATCAGAACGCTTCCGAATACTTCAGATAAAAAATCAAAACATTGGTCCGATACCAATTGGCCATTTCTTCACGAAAAGGCTGCTCTCTTTTTGCGAAAAATAGGTGTAAAGCATTTGTTGATTGATTTACCTTCGGTAGATAAGGAAAAGGACGAAGGCAAACTTTTGGCGCACAAGGCGTTTTGGAATTTTCCAGATGCCCCACGGGAGGATTGTACAATTACGGAACTAATTTATGTACCTTCTTCAATTGAAGATGGCAGCTACTTGTTGAATTTGCAGATAGCCTCGTTCCATAACGACGCTTCGCCCAGTAAGCCAGTTTTATATAAAATTTTCTAG
- the hemW gene encoding radical SAM family heme chaperone HemW, translated as MAGIYIHIPFCKQACHYCDFHFSISLKKKSELVNALCKELMLRKNELSGKVETIYFGGGTPSLLTIEDLRVLIDEVYRNYKVSEKPEITLEANPDDIVSVRAQARTIFSDYKAIGINRLSIGIQSFFEEDLKLMNRAHNASEALQGLKEARQHFENITIDLIYGIPGLTNERWKKNLEIALNLDVPHLSCYALTVEPKTALKMFIEKGIVPPVDEEAAKEHYEILLSETEKAGLENYEFSNFGKPGFHSRNNTAYWEGKPYLGIGPSAHSYNGKFRSWNVANNTKYIKSIEAGELPSEQELLSKEDKYNEYIMTGLRTKKGVSLERIENEFGKEYSAYLSKQAETALKNELLILEGNTLKISKKGKFLSDGIAADLFLVNLD; from the coding sequence ATGGCTGGCATATACATTCACATTCCTTTTTGCAAACAGGCGTGTCATTATTGCGACTTTCACTTTTCCATTTCCTTAAAGAAAAAAAGTGAATTGGTAAATGCATTGTGTAAAGAACTGATGCTTCGAAAAAATGAGTTGAGTGGCAAAGTAGAAACGATTTATTTTGGCGGCGGCACGCCTTCATTATTAACGATTGAGGATTTAAGAGTGTTGATTGATGAAGTTTACAGAAATTATAAAGTTTCGGAAAAACCTGAAATAACCCTGGAAGCAAACCCAGATGATATTGTGTCAGTTCGAGCGCAGGCGAGAACTATTTTTAGCGACTATAAAGCCATTGGGATAAATAGACTCTCAATAGGCATCCAATCTTTTTTTGAGGAAGATTTAAAACTAATGAACCGCGCCCATAATGCTTCCGAAGCATTGCAAGGTTTAAAAGAGGCGAGACAACATTTTGAAAACATCACCATCGATTTAATTTATGGCATCCCCGGATTGACCAATGAGCGCTGGAAAAAAAATCTTGAAATTGCCTTAAACCTCGATGTTCCCCATCTTTCGTGTTATGCTTTGACCGTTGAGCCAAAAACCGCCTTAAAGATGTTCATTGAAAAGGGCATCGTACCGCCGGTGGATGAAGAAGCGGCAAAAGAGCATTACGAAATTTTACTTTCGGAAACCGAAAAAGCTGGATTAGAGAACTATGAATTTTCAAATTTTGGAAAGCCCGGTTTCCATTCCCGAAACAACACTGCCTATTGGGAAGGCAAACCTTATTTGGGCATTGGCCCTTCGGCGCACAGTTACAATGGAAAATTTCGCAGTTGGAATGTAGCTAACAACACGAAATACATAAAAAGTATTGAGGCTGGCGAACTTCCGTCTGAACAGGAATTACTTTCAAAAGAAGATAAATATAACGAGTATATTATGACAGGTTTGCGCACCAAAAAGGGAGTTTCCCTTGAAAGAATTGAAAATGAATTTGGAAAGGAATACTCAGCTTATCTTTCAAAACAAGCCGAAACCGCTTTAAAAAATGAGCTTTTAATCCTTGAAGGCAATACTTTAAAAATTTCAAAAAAAGGAAAGTTTTTGAGTGATGGCATTGCGGCAGACTTATTCTTAGTAAATTTAGATTGA
- the ruvC gene encoding crossover junction endodeoxyribonuclease RuvC, translated as MKDKFEKIILGIDPGTTIMGFGLIKVVGKQMQFIQLNELQLKKYDDHYLKLKLIFERTVELIDTHNPDEIAIEAPFFGKNVQSMLKLGRAQGVAMAAGLSRQIPITEYSPKKIKMAITGNGNASKEQVAKMLQSLLSLKELPKNLDSTDGLAAAVCHFYNSGKVEVGKSYTGWAAFVKQNEGRIDK; from the coding sequence ATGAAAGATAAATTTGAAAAGATAATTTTAGGAATCGACCCCGGAACCACAATTATGGGTTTCGGACTCATAAAAGTAGTGGGAAAGCAGATGCAGTTTATACAACTGAACGAGCTGCAATTAAAAAAGTATGACGATCATTACCTTAAACTGAAATTGATATTTGAACGCACTGTTGAACTTATAGACACACATAATCCAGACGAGATTGCCATTGAAGCACCCTTCTTTGGAAAAAACGTACAATCCATGCTCAAACTTGGAAGGGCACAGGGTGTGGCAATGGCGGCGGGACTTTCGCGACAAATTCCCATTACCGAATATTCACCTAAAAAGATAAAAATGGCCATTACCGGCAACGGAAACGCGAGTAAGGAACAGGTTGCAAAAATGCTCCAAAGTCTTTTGAGCTTAAAAGAATTACCGAAGAATTTAGATAGTACCGATGGGTTGGCTGCTGCTGTTTGCCACTTTTACAACTCGGGGAAAGTTGAAGTTGGGAAAAGCTATACAGGCTGGGCCGCTTTTGTCAAACAGAACGAAGGGCGAATAGATAAATAA
- a CDS encoding glycosyltransferase family 2 protein translates to MIWAILILFAAYLIAMAIVVYGFKKVSLFKAEEIAAKSHFSIVIPFRNEAENLPVLLKTVENLNYPSKMFEVIFVNDASEDNSEAIISEAIEKSKFSTKILQNKRFSNSPKKDAISEAIKNSNFEWIVTTDADCELPKNWLKTLDAFIQKNNPMMVCGPVIYKSNGNFIESFQQRDGFSLQAVTIGSFGMRRPLLCNGANLAYKKDVFFEINGFSGNDHIASGDDIFLLEKMKKRFPRQVQFLKSKEVIVSTKPQQTWKNVLNQRIRWASKTSKQKSTTSLLLGGLVFLVNISVLAIPLLMVFHSENALLYASLLFIKIITDYIIVRQAAIFFGRKIMFWKFLWLPFVYASIVVYVVFGSFGGNYSWKGRTFEKQ, encoded by the coding sequence ATGATTTGGGCAATTCTGATACTTTTTGCAGCCTATTTGATTGCTATGGCGATTGTTGTTTACGGCTTCAAAAAAGTTAGTTTATTTAAAGCCGAAGAAATTGCTGCAAAGAGCCATTTCAGTATTGTAATTCCTTTTAGAAATGAAGCAGAAAACCTGCCAGTGCTTTTAAAAACTGTTGAAAATCTGAATTATCCAAGCAAAATGTTTGAGGTCATTTTTGTGAATGACGCTTCCGAAGATAATTCCGAAGCAATTATTTCTGAAGCTATAGAAAAAAGCAAGTTTTCAACAAAAATTCTTCAAAACAAACGCTTTTCAAATTCACCCAAAAAAGATGCTATTTCTGAAGCGATAAAAAACTCAAACTTTGAATGGATTGTAACAACCGATGCAGATTGCGAGCTTCCAAAAAACTGGCTAAAAACCCTTGACGCGTTTATTCAAAAAAACAATCCTATGATGGTTTGCGGCCCGGTAATCTACAAATCAAACGGAAATTTTATTGAAAGCTTTCAACAACGCGACGGTTTTAGTTTGCAGGCTGTAACTATTGGTAGCTTTGGAATGAGGCGCCCTTTGCTATGTAATGGTGCAAACTTAGCTTACAAAAAAGATGTCTTTTTTGAGATAAACGGTTTTTCGGGAAACGACCACATTGCTAGCGGTGATGATATTTTTCTGTTGGAAAAGATGAAAAAACGCTTTCCAAGGCAAGTTCAGTTTTTAAAATCAAAAGAAGTCATCGTTTCCACAAAACCACAACAAACCTGGAAAAATGTTTTAAATCAACGGATTCGTTGGGCTTCAAAAACTTCAAAACAGAAAAGTACAACATCCTTACTTTTGGGAGGGTTGGTATTTTTGGTAAACATTTCAGTTTTGGCAATTCCACTTTTAATGGTCTTTCATTCTGAAAATGCGCTGCTTTATGCCTCTTTGCTTTTTATCAAAATAATTACGGATTATATAATTGTGAGGCAAGCTGCAATCTTTTTTGGCAGAAAAATTATGTTTTGGAAATTTCTGTGGCTACCTTTTGTGTATGCCTCGATTGTTGTGTATGTAGTTTTCGGAAGCTTTGGCGGAAACTATTCCTGGAAGGGGCGAACCTTTGAAAAACAATGA
- a CDS encoding M56 family metallopeptidase, translated as MIHSLIQILVFQVLFLAVYEFFLKKETFFNLNRIYLLLTPILGTALPFISVDFIQKSIPKEYMVQLPAVVVGDTISEAIPNATSFWLPSLLDLWLLGIALSAVIFFWKIFRITKIYLSGNTAYFDGLKLKILPKTDTAFSFFNTIYLGENISEEKRSSIVAHEKIHIQQKHTLDLLFFEILRIIFWFNPLIYVFQNRMATLHEFIADEKLTAENDKKQYYQNLLSEVFQTEKISFINTFFNQSLIKKRISMLQKSKSRKAAQLKYLLLLPAICAMLIYTACSNEPKTEATQTVQQSDSEVMNKINELAEAIMKKGEMTPEEEKALKLLTTEAQPGDKVYTSVQEYLNETEGEGDMSVAFSEIERVPTYPGCSGDNETLKKCFTERISAFVGENFNTKLGKDLGLPGRQRIVVQFKIDKSGNIVDVKAKAPKPELEAEALRIIEKLPQMQPGEQKGEKVGVLYSLPIVFEVQ; from the coding sequence ATGATACATTCACTCATACAGATACTCGTTTTTCAAGTATTGTTTTTAGCGGTATACGAGTTCTTTTTAAAAAAAGAAACATTTTTCAATTTAAACAGGATCTATTTATTGCTTACGCCAATTTTGGGCACGGCGTTGCCCTTTATAAGTGTTGACTTCATTCAGAAAAGCATTCCGAAGGAATATATGGTTCAGTTACCTGCGGTTGTTGTTGGAGATACTATTTCAGAAGCAATTCCAAATGCAACTTCGTTTTGGCTTCCAAGCTTGTTGGATTTATGGCTTTTGGGAATTGCACTAAGTGCGGTAATTTTCTTTTGGAAAATTTTTAGAATCACAAAAATATACCTGTCTGGAAATACAGCTTATTTTGATGGTTTAAAACTGAAGATACTGCCGAAGACAGATACGGCTTTCTCCTTTTTCAACACTATATATTTAGGAGAAAACATTTCCGAAGAAAAGAGAAGCAGTATTGTTGCCCACGAAAAAATACATATTCAGCAAAAACATACGTTGGACTTACTTTTTTTTGAAATCCTCCGCATCATTTTTTGGTTCAACCCACTCATCTATGTATTTCAAAACCGAATGGCTACCCTGCACGAGTTTATTGCCGATGAAAAGCTTACTGCCGAAAATGATAAAAAACAATACTATCAAAACCTACTTTCTGAAGTATTCCAAACCGAAAAAATTTCATTCATCAATACATTTTTCAATCAATCATTAATCAAAAAACGAATCAGTATGTTACAAAAATCAAAATCAAGAAAAGCAGCGCAATTAAAGTATTTACTGCTTTTACCAGCAATTTGCGCCATGTTAATTTACACTGCGTGCAGCAATGAACCCAAAACAGAGGCAACCCAAACAGTACAACAGTCGGACTCTGAAGTAATGAATAAAATAAACGAGCTGGCCGAAGCCATTATGAAAAAAGGCGAGATGACACCTGAGGAAGAAAAAGCGCTAAAATTGCTTACTACAGAAGCACAGCCCGGAGACAAAGTTTATACTTCTGTCCAGGAATATTTGAATGAAACCGAAGGAGAGGGAGATATGTCCGTGGCTTTTTCCGAAATAGAGAGAGTACCAACCTACCCTGGTTGTTCGGGCGATAATGAAACCTTGAAGAAATGTTTCACGGAACGTATCAGTGCCTTTGTTGGCGAAAATTTTAACACCAAACTCGGGAAGGATTTGGGCCTCCCGGGCAGACAACGCATAGTTGTTCAATTTAAAATTGATAAATCGGGAAATATTGTGGACGTAAAAGCAAAAGCTCCAAAACCAGAACTTGAGGCAGAGGCCCTTCGAATCATTGAAAAGCTCCCACAAATGCAGCCCGGCGAGCAGAAAGGTGAAAAAGTGGGCGTGCTCTATTCTTTACCCATTGTTTTTGAAGTTCAATAA